Within the Octopus sinensis linkage group LG17, ASM634580v1, whole genome shotgun sequence genome, the region cttgcaagcttatgcatgtcctcagtagtcacggcccatgtttcactgccatgttgcatggctgttcgtacacatgcatcatacaatctaccttttgctctgagcaAGAGACTACTTTCTCAGTGAAAGtattctttgtgtgtggcagatgtataggtgcaataaacactggaaatgtacagaaaataaacaCTGTCAAATATCCAGAGGGATATTTGGAAGTAGTAGACAGTTTCCATTATCTAGGTGGCCATGTCAGCAGTGGAAGCGGATGATCTGTGAGTGAaaactgttagaataagaataggctgggaaaagttcagagagcttctacctctgaaaggaagattgtatgatgcctgtgcgcaaacagccatgctacatagcagtgaaacatggagtgtgactgcagaggacatgcataggcttgtaagaaatgaagcttgtatgcttcactggatgtgtaatgtcactgTGCAACcatgcaaaatcagactggaatctggtgcagctctctggcttaccagttgcagtcaaaccatctaacccatgccagtatagaaaatgggtgttaaatgatgatgatgatgatgatgatgatccttctcctcctcctcctcctcctcctcctcctcctctcatcatcatcatcatcatcatcatcatcatcatcacatcatcatcatcatcatcatcctcatcatttagcaGCCCttgtccatgttagcatgggttggacggtttgaccagggctgactAGCTGGAAGACTGCACAAGACCCCAGTCTTAGCTCGAtttcgacagctggatgcccttcctgacgccaaccactccaagaggctaatgggtgcttttacatgccaccagcatcagcTATTTTGTGAGgtgcaacactcaaaaggtgctctctatgtgccactggcatgggtgccagttacatgacaccagcatcaaccatgactatgatttcacttgctttgcatcttccacacacaaaagttaatttccctgttaaccttcctctgatattgctgcacctcttatgtgtccaaagcttacactaggtacatcttatagagtttctacttacATCGTTTCTACAGATTAaacagggtcatctacctgaagggatttgtgatttgtctgcctttctaCTTACTAAGAACAAAGATATGCCTGCCAACAGCTGATAGTTACCACCTTCATAGATCTACTGCTGCTTCCAATTCTATGGAATGACCATGTTTCCTGGAAAATTAAAGCATCAGATGGTTTGCCACCAAGTTTGCTGAGCCTGGTAAGTGCTTactacaaatctactcacatcCAGGCTTTACAATAAGGTAGtcagactttggtttttgctaggttgactcctaggcccttcaattctagactttgcttccatacctggaacttcttctctagttctggttgtAATTCAGCTATAACAACAAGGTcatcagtcatacatacatacatatgtacatatatatatacacaaatacacacacacacacacacacacccaggaTGGCTTCCAAGTGGAAAAAAAGCTACCTTAGATATTAAGACCAGTTAAATCTGCAACACACCTGATGACATCCAACCACATTTTAAGCTGTCCTCCTCTAATTATTGTAGCCATTACCAGCATGTTTGAGAATTAATGGGAACACATATTAATACTTTGGCTGATCAGCAACTGATGTGACAAACTATTTGAGATGACTCTGCCAATGAATTAAGCATTTGCTTTGTTGTTGTCATGGTAATAAAGCAACAGAGATACCACAACATGCTTCTAACATTCTAATCTCCTTATTGTATTTGTAGTAAGCACTTACCAGGCTCAGCAAACTTGGTGGCAAACCATCTGATGCTTTAATTTTCCAGGAAACATGGTCATTCCATAGAATTGGAAGCAGCAGTAGATCTATGAAGGTGGTAACTATCAGCTGTTGGCAGGCATATCTTTGTTCAAGCATCAGCCATTTTAAATGCATtattgtctgaataaaagacaggatggtcacaactggaacaccTTTCATCAACCATGGTTaacttggagttaaacaacaattacagcaacttggcattctgcaatcttcaaaatTACTACATttgattaacaaaacaaaaatacgtcAACTTAGGTTAAAATGTCCTTTTATTTCCAAATGTTCAACCTCATTAAATAATAACTACCATTAACATTtaatttttgcatttggtttgcaagattctttatatgagttcgtgtgttgaagcatattctgttgtgtctggggagagtcgttttctttttgtgccttataatgtaacacactcaccggtaaaatttccacttatttcttatttttattttcctaaaatttttgttgtgtcttgcaaccttttcaatagtcttgactctgtccattatttacactgcgttcccttttgattgtttgtgcacatatgtgtaggtcagtgtgtgtgtgtgtgtgtgtgtgtgtgtgtgtggtgtgtgtgtgtgtgtgtgtgtgtttgtgtgtgtgtgtgtgtgcctatgcatgcatgtacgtatgtatgtgtgtatgtatgtttgcatgtgtatgtatatatgtgtgtttatgcatatgtatgtgtgtgcatctgtatgtatcctgcatatttatgtgcttgcatgtctgtgtttgtgcattttctaggtatgtgtgtgtgagcatgtgtttatatatgtatgcacttctgtctccttgtgtgtgcatgtgttatgcAAGTATgtcccatgtttgtatgtatggatgtgcatctttatatgtgtggatccatgtctccatatgtgtccttgtgtgaagtaaagtgtgtgtatatatggtcatgtgtttcagtctccatttgcgtatgtgtgcttgtctgttcttataacctatgtacttatccgtctgtatgttgatctgtttattgtcatatccatatgcttacatacaaaataaaaatgtaaatacacacacacttacacccacacacacacatacatctatctacataacagtccattaactattctactctacctgtgtaaactgtgggtatggcgGTATGATATCCACtatgtatatttcttatttagtattggggaggtttcatttataaggacgtactcccatatttgtctgagtgttgggtcttttgggtgcttggataagatgcagatgtcaagttgacccaagttacctccatggtggtctttggcatgttggtagagtatggaggactgttttctgtCATCATATTGTCTTAGATGTACATTTAGTCATTCTGCAATgttcctagatgtctcccctatgtacgTCATGTTCATGTCCTTACAAGCACTGTCTATGCATCTtaactacatttcgagttctacagttaatgccagggctaatcctGGCATTAactgcagttatcattggtgcatatggtattctcaaaggggtacgcccttattgaaaaggttgcaagacgcaacgaaaattttaggaaaataaaaataagaaataagtggaaattttaccagtgagtgtgttatattataaggcacaaaaagaaaatgactctccccagacacaagagaataccattaacattattttataataaaacgaCCACCAACATTTGATATCACATGATTTGTATTAACATTCATCATAAATTTAGTTTTTTCCTATATGCTCTCTGCAAAGCATACACTAAGTCCAATTCACTTTTAAGCATAATGTCACAGTCTTTTCTCAGTAAAAGTATTTCTTTGTTCCAAACACTGGCTTGTATTTCTAAAACTAAAGAATTCTTggtcatacaaaatttctttgtttGATATAGTAATGATTGGTAATGATAAACTTCAGACAAAATATCCTCTTCAGTCCTTATTTTGTACCAAAATACTTTCAAATAATGTTCATAAAGTATATAGTCAGCTTTAGCCCATTTTTTAAAACGGTTTGTATCTTCAGCTGTTAAGATAGGAGTATTTCTGGAAGAAGCTACATTCCTTTCTATATAAAGCATatctttcatttgccaacataattttcttttcagaagaatcattgaaatatcaaaatattcctGGATCAATACTAAGTGAAAGTCTTTATCTAAATCAGAAATATGCTTTGAAATTTTAGCCTCACTATGGAAATCAGATAGTTTCAAACCTAAATCATATGACATGCGGTTATTTGTGTAAGAAAATCCCTGATTTTTTAGCAGTGATTCATACTTTACTGGATTTTTTAGATATTCACCTATAAAATGTTCTCCAGGTACTGCCAGAAGATATTCATTTCTCCACACATTCCTATAATACAAGAAAGCAGATACAAATTGACTTAAAGGTTCTCGCAAAATTGTAAAATAGTACATATTTCTTGGAAGTAGACTCTGAAAAGCACTTTGATTATAAATAACATGGTTGCAAAGAATGTTGTAGGACTCATTTTGAGGAGGTGGAAGGATTTTATTTTCCATAAGTGTTTCAGTTTTGCCAAGGTAGTGTCCATTTTTTGGTAGAACAAAGTTTAAGTTGTTTATAATGCCATACCTTTGTAGTATATTCATAATCGTTGTACTTCCAGTTTTGTGTACTTTCAGAAAGACTATATTTTTTTGAGGGACACAAATTGATGCTTTAGTTTCAGAATTATCATTTACATTGGTTGATTTAATACCGAATTGGTGGTGTATGAGAAAAAACATATTGGTAAAGCAGAACACAGATAAAATTAGCAGAGAACACATGGATATCAATTGGATGatacacaaatatttttgatGATATCTGCAAATAGAAAATACCATAAAAGATATGTAAAAAACACTGATGCATAATATATTAGCAAATATTTGTGCATAAATATACTCATTTATATGTTAATGTTCAAAGCATAAAATACAATGGTACTGGAGATCTTCAACAAggctgccccaccaccaccactacaatgatGCATTGGTAAGGAGTGGCTCTACCAAGAAGTTAGCATATATAGAGGACCCCCACCCAACTCTCACTCTTGCACCTGAAGAGGACCATGAAGGGAAACATAATCTGGttcacccaccccaccccacccccatttgACCTAAAAGTTTCCACCAATGTATCCAAGAGTTCCCTATCTTTGATTAAGAAGTATTTCCCCAGAGGCCACTAGTATTCTAGGCTCCTTAAATTACACAATGTGAAGATAAGCTATACCTGTTTAGATAATATCACTTCTAACAATGCACACTCCAACAGACACAGACATGCACGTGCACAACCTCCAACCCCAACCTGTGACTTCCAAAACCCTACCAGATTCCATCTCTAGGAGGATCCTATCTTGCAAGGGTTGTACTTTACATAGCCACCCTCAAACCATCTGATGGTACCACAAGGCACTACACTGACATGACAGCCAATGACTTCAAGGGAAGGTACTCACAACATATACACTTGCTTCGATGCAGGGATGGAGAGAATTCCACTTTAGTCTCATTTCCTCCAATGACCCCGTGACCTCCAGAATGAAACCTCCAACATCAAATGGACCATTATCAACAAGGCCTCACCCTACTCACCTAGCACCCACAATTGCTAGCTCTGCCTCCTCAAAAGGCTGTACCTTTTCCTCCAAACTGATCTATCAGTAGAAAATACAAACTATCTTATTGCTGCCTTCAGAGGTACACCTACCTGGTGAACTTCAAACCACTGACTGCTGATAACTAACATTGGCTGCTCCACAATCAAGAACAGGGTTTCTAACGAATAATGCCTATTCAAACTGCAACTAATTCCACAACATCATGCACCCCCTGTAATCCcctacaacaacacacacaaaaaacacacactcacacatacacatgtctatgtgaacacacatctatacacatacatacatttaatgaaCACAtacttctcccccttccctcctttACACCACCAAACCTCACTCCAATGCCAGTTTTTCTCACTCTTCCCCAGCAACACTGTTGCAACCACACTAACATACATCTGTCACgcccacatacataaatatcaaaaacatggatacatatatgtacacacacatgcacatccaaaAGAGtacactagcttcatttctctacatacatacatacatacatacatacatacatacatatataccatatatacatacatacatacatacatacatgcacacatacatgcatacatacacacacacatacatgcatacatacatacatacacacacacatacatacatacatgcacacatacatgcatacatacatacatacatacatgcacacatacatacatgcatgcatacatacatacatacatgcacacatacatgcatacatacatacatacatacgtacatacatacacacacacatacatacatacatacatacatacattcatacatacatacatgcacacatacatacatgcatgcacacatacatacatgcatgcatacatacatacatacatacatacgtacatacatacacacacacacacatacatacatacatacatacatacatacatacatacatacatacatacatacatacatacaactgtgcacggttgttgatgttgacataaagctgaagatcagtgaaacagAGAATACCTAaactactgagaaatctgcagttactctatccagattacaagttcaggtttatacttgtaattgttggagccctgggatatgtaacacactgcctaaataccaatcttgattAGTtatgcttctcaaaaccagaaaggagaaagctgattcaaagactacagaacCAAGCCATCAAACTTCCCAAAAGTTTTATCATTTAAGTACATATGATCATGTCTAcatatgcagctatatgcatgtaACTACATAAAGCAaagtctgcacatatacatacatgcatagaaacaaaaataccctgttgttgatgctgaaattccgaTGAGGGGGGCCTTGCATCTAGGTTAGAAACaagctctttctctgttggcaagaaatcttaaaataaaactgaataatgtcaGACAGACATAGCACCTGTTTCTATCCGTCCcatcatcacctggcacaaggcCAACTACCCCAGTACCCCATGCCCctttcaaaggatctttgtcttgcaaattacttggagcttccagctgtaaaaaccataccaaatcatacctatttctttactacccacaaggggctaaacacagagaggacaaacaaggacagacaaatggattaagtcgattacatcgaccccagtgcataactggtacttaatttatcgaccccaaaaggatgaaaggcaaagtcgacctcggcggaatttgaactcagaatgtaacggcagacgaaatacggttacgcatttcacccggcgtgctaacgtttctgccagcttgccaccttagcaTACCATACCAAATCATACCtcaccaatgctggtgccatgtaaaagacaCTCAGTTGGGCGCCGAACCATAGAACCTATGTTACAACAGAcaatgaagcctggtgcagtcatcagacttgtcagctcctgtcaaaccgtcc harbors:
- the LOC115220722 gene encoding galactose-3-O-sulfotransferase 2-like; protein product: MTPMSKIIMRKSQICRYHQKYLCIIQLISMCSLLILSVFCFTNMFFLIHHQFGIKSTNVNDNSETKASICVPQKNIVFLKVHKTGSTTIMNILQRYGIINNLNFVLPKNGHYLGKTETLMENKILPPPQNESYNILCNHVIYNQSAFQSLLPRNMYYFTILREPLSQFVSAFLYYRNVWRNEYLLAVPGEHFIGEYLKNPVKYESLLKNQGFSYTNNRMSYDLGLKLSDFHSEAKISKHISDLDKDFHLVLIQEYFDISMILLKRKLCWQMKDMLYIERNVASSRNTPILTAEDTNRFKKWAKADYILYEHYLKVFWYKIRTEEDILSEVYHYQSLLYQTKKFCMTKNSLVLEIQASVWNKEILLLRKDCDIMLKSELDLVYALQRAYRKKLNL